The Fusobacterium necrophorum subsp. necrophorum genome has a window encoding:
- a CDS encoding HAD family hydrolase, which produces MIKLIASDMDGTLLNEQGKIPLRFWEIEKKLVQNHILFCAASGRQYSNLEFLFSSIKNNTIFMAENGALVIFQNKILFENPMSKKDLFEWRKIASSLENVMLVFCGKQSAYIEKTDNQAFLTEIRKYYHKLEMVNSLEEIQENMLKLAICDLNGSEKNSYLQYKKFEHEYQVVVSGGIWLDIMSKSTNKGAALEKIKEFFQIQEDELLIFGDYLNDYEMMSCGKYSFAMENAHPKLKEKANYITKSNKEEGVLVTIEKFIK; this is translated from the coding sequence ATGATTAAACTAATTGCAAGTGATATGGATGGCACTCTACTCAATGAACAAGGAAAAATTCCTCTTCGCTTTTGGGAAATTGAAAAAAAATTAGTTCAAAACCATATTTTATTTTGTGCAGCCAGTGGACGCCAATATTCCAATCTGGAATTTTTGTTTTCTTCCATCAAAAATAATACTATTTTTATGGCAGAAAACGGGGCTCTCGTTATATTTCAAAATAAAATTTTATTTGAAAACCCCATGTCTAAAAAAGATTTGTTTGAATGGAGAAAAATTGCCTCTTCCCTCGAAAATGTCATGTTGGTTTTCTGCGGAAAACAATCCGCTTATATTGAAAAAACAGACAATCAAGCATTTTTAACCGAAATAAGAAAATATTATCATAAATTAGAAATGGTAAATTCTCTGGAAGAAATTCAGGAAAATATGTTAAAACTTGCAATTTGCGACTTAAACGGTTCAGAAAAAAATTCCTATCTACAATATAAAAAATTTGAGCATGAATATCAAGTTGTGGTTTCCGGAGGAATTTGGTTAGACATTATGAGTAAATCCACAAACAAAGGAGCTGCTCTGGAAAAAATAAAGGAATTTTTTCAAATTCAAGAAGATGAATTGCTCATTTTTGGAGATTACTTAAACGATTATGAAATGATGTCCTGTGGAAAATATAGTTTTGCTATGGAAAATGCTCATCCCAAATTAAAAGAAAAAGCAAATTACATCACAAAATCAAATAAAGAAGAAGGTGTTCTTGTTACGATAGAAAAGTTCATAAAATAA
- a CDS encoding ABC transporter substrate-binding protein: MKKWSYGVVAAALLFTACGGEKVGGSQGGEDTIKLGAAGPLTGALAIYGVSATNGTKLAIDEINKNGGILGKQIELNLLDEKGDTTEAVTAYNKLMDWGMVAYIGNVTSKPSVAVSELAAADGIPMITPSGTQFSITEAGDNIFRVCFTDPYQGEVLANLASEKLQAKTAAILINNSSDYSDGVAQAFIKKSQETGIKIVATEGYSDGDKDFKAQLTKLLPLNPDVIVVPDYYEQDALIASQAREIGLKSQFIGPDGWDGVIKTLDSSSHTVLEGALFTNHYAIDDSNEKVQHFVTAYRDRYKDEPSAFSALAYDAVYMLKSAMETVGSTDKEAVAKALREIDFNGVTGHLTFDEHNNPVKAVTIIKIENGEYKFDSTLEAK; the protein is encoded by the coding sequence ATGAAAAAATGGTCTTACGGAGTGGTTGCAGCAGCATTATTGTTTACAGCATGTGGAGGAGAAAAAGTAGGAGGATCTCAGGGAGGAGAAGATACTATCAAATTAGGTGCCGCCGGTCCTTTAACAGGAGCTCTTGCTATTTATGGAGTTTCTGCAACAAATGGTACAAAATTAGCCATTGATGAAATCAACAAAAATGGCGGAATTTTAGGAAAACAAATTGAACTAAATCTTTTAGACGAGAAAGGAGATACTACAGAAGCAGTAACTGCCTACAATAAGCTAATGGACTGGGGAATGGTTGCCTATATTGGAAATGTTACTTCAAAACCGTCTGTAGCAGTATCTGAATTGGCAGCTGCAGATGGAATTCCTATGATTACTCCATCTGGAACTCAATTCAGCATCACAGAAGCAGGAGATAATATTTTCCGTGTTTGCTTCACCGATCCATATCAAGGAGAAGTTTTAGCAAATCTGGCCTCTGAAAAACTACAAGCAAAAACAGCAGCTATCTTAATCAATAACTCCAGCGATTATTCGGACGGAGTTGCCCAAGCTTTTATCAAAAAATCGCAAGAAACGGGAATTAAAATTGTTGCAACGGAAGGATATTCTGACGGGGATAAAGATTTCAAAGCACAATTGACAAAATTACTTCCTTTGAATCCAGATGTCATTGTAGTTCCGGATTATTATGAACAAGATGCCTTAATTGCCTCACAAGCGAGAGAGATTGGTTTGAAATCTCAATTTATCGGTCCAGATGGTTGGGACGGTGTCATCAAAACTCTTGACAGTTCTTCTCATACTGTATTAGAAGGAGCTTTATTTACGAACCACTATGCAATTGATGACAGTAATGAAAAAGTACAACATTTTGTGACCGCTTATCGAGATCGCTATAAAGACGAACCTTCTGCTTTCTCCGCTTTGGCTTATGATGCTGTCTATATGTTAAAATCAGCGATGGAAACAGTGGGGTCTACAGACAAGGAAGCAGTTGCAAAAGCCTTAAGAGAAATTGACTTTAACGGTGTTACAGGACATTTGACTTTCGATGAACACAATAACCCTGTCAAAGCCGTTACCATTATTAAAATCGAAAATGGAGAGTATAAATTCGATTCTACTTTAGAAGCAAAGTAA
- a CDS encoding branched-chain amino acid ABC transporter permease — MEFLLQIINGLQIGSIYALVSLGYTMVYGIAQLINFAHGDIIMVGAYTSLFSIPIFQKMGFPIWATIFPAMIICALLGMLTEKIAYRPLRNSPRISNLITAIGVSLFLENIFMKLFTPNTRAFPKVFSHTSIQIFGVSFNYGSMVTILLTLALSIGLHFFMKNTKYGKAMLATSEDYGAATLVGINVNLTIQLTFAIGSALAAIASVLYVSAYPQVQPLMGSMLGIKAFIAAVLGGIGILPGAVIGGFILGIIESLTRAYLSSQLADAFVFGILIVVLLVKPTGILGKNSKEKV; from the coding sequence ATGGAATTTTTATTACAAATTATCAACGGACTGCAAATAGGTAGTATCTATGCTTTGGTATCTTTGGGCTATACCATGGTTTATGGAATTGCCCAACTCATCAATTTCGCGCATGGAGATATTATTATGGTTGGGGCTTATACTTCTCTTTTTAGTATTCCTATTTTTCAAAAAATGGGATTTCCAATTTGGGCAACCATCTTTCCAGCTATGATAATTTGTGCTCTATTGGGAATGTTAACAGAAAAAATAGCATATCGACCTTTACGAAATTCTCCCAGAATTTCCAATTTGATTACTGCAATCGGGGTCAGCTTATTTTTAGAAAATATCTTTATGAAGCTGTTTACACCAAATACAAGAGCCTTTCCAAAGGTTTTTTCTCATACCTCGATACAAATATTTGGTGTTTCTTTCAATTACGGAAGCATGGTCACCATTCTATTAACTCTGGCTCTTTCCATAGGATTGCATTTCTTTATGAAAAATACAAAATATGGAAAAGCAATGTTGGCAACGAGTGAAGACTATGGAGCTGCCACTTTGGTTGGAATCAATGTAAATCTTACCATTCAATTAACTTTTGCCATTGGAAGTGCTTTGGCTGCCATTGCTTCCGTACTCTATGTATCCGCTTATCCGCAGGTACAACCTCTCATGGGATCCATGTTAGGAATTAAGGCCTTTATTGCAGCAGTACTCGGGGGAATTGGAATTCTTCCGGGAGCTGTGATTGGAGGATTTATTTTAGGAATTATTGAAAGCTTGACAAGAGCCTATTTATCTTCACAACTTGCAGATGCCTTTGTTTTTGGAATTTTAATTGTCGTTCTGCTGGTAAAACCTACTGGTATCTTAGGAAAAAATAGTAAGGAGAAGGTGTAA
- a CDS encoding branched-chain amino acid ABC transporter permease — translation MEKSKKINYIISFLLLFLVYLMMTLLVHSSMFSRYQISVIILICINIILAVSLNITVGCLGQITIGHAGFMSVGAYTAALFSKSALVAGVPGFLIALILGGIVSGIIGVIIGIPALRLNGDYLAIITLAFGEIIRVFIEYFDFTGGAQGLRGIPKFNNFDLIYWIMVFSVILMFSLMTSRHGRAILAIREDEIASSASGINTTYYKTFAFTLSAIFAGIAGGIYAHNLGVLGAKQFDYNYSINILVMVVLGGMGSFTGSIIAAIVLTLLPEVLREFSDYRMIAYAVILIFMMIFRPKGLLGREEFRLSVALIWCKNKLKMGRK, via the coding sequence ATGGAAAAATCGAAAAAAATAAATTATATCATCAGCTTTCTTCTTTTATTTTTAGTCTATTTAATGATGACTCTGCTGGTTCATTCTTCTATGTTTTCCAGATATCAAATCAGTGTCATCATCTTAATTTGTATCAATATTATCCTGGCAGTCAGTTTGAATATTACTGTCGGATGTTTAGGGCAAATTACTATCGGACATGCAGGCTTTATGTCTGTTGGTGCTTATACAGCCGCTCTCTTTTCAAAATCAGCCTTAGTGGCAGGAGTTCCGGGCTTCCTAATTGCTCTTATCTTAGGAGGAATCGTGTCAGGTATCATAGGAGTGATTATTGGAATCCCAGCTCTCCGTTTGAATGGAGATTATCTGGCTATCATCACGTTGGCTTTCGGAGAAATTATTCGTGTTTTCATTGAATATTTTGATTTTACCGGAGGAGCTCAAGGACTACGAGGAATCCCAAAATTTAATAATTTCGATCTTATTTATTGGATTATGGTATTCTCTGTTATTCTTATGTTCTCTTTAATGACCAGTAGACATGGTAGAGCCATACTGGCAATTCGTGAAGATGAAATTGCAAGTTCAGCCTCCGGTATCAATACTACATACTATAAAACCTTTGCTTTCACTTTATCTGCTATCTTTGCAGGAATTGCAGGAGGAATCTATGCTCATAACTTAGGAGTATTGGGAGCAAAACAATTCGATTATAATTACTCTATCAATATTCTGGTTATGGTTGTCTTGGGGGGAATGGGTAGTTTTACAGGTTCCATTATCGCGGCCATTGTCCTTACTCTTCTTCCGGAAGTATTACGGGAATTTTCCGATTATAGAATGATAGCTTATGCTGTCATCTTAATCTTCATGATGATCTTCAGACCAAAAGGACTTTTAGGTCGAGAAGAATTCCGATTGAGTGTTGCACTCATTTGGTGTAAAAATAAACTAAAAATGGGGAGGAAATAA
- a CDS encoding ABC transporter ATP-binding protein, producing METTKKTAILSAHNISIQFGALKAVSDFNLEIYPGDLVGLIGPNGAGKTTIFNVLTGVYSATSGEYYFNGALIKNSSTAKLVTQGLARTFQNIRLFKYLSVLDNVMVAHNFSMKYGIFSGMLRLPSYWKEEKEIRKKSMELLKIFNLDKFSNQAAGNLPYGEQRKLEIARAMATNPKLLLLDEPAAGMNPTETEELMKTIQLIRDTFGIAILLIEHDMKLVLGICEKLVVLDHGFVIASGEPQEVINNPQVVTAYLGQSETEEE from the coding sequence ATGGAAACAACAAAGAAAACCGCTATTTTATCTGCCCATAATATTTCTATCCAATTCGGTGCTCTAAAAGCTGTTTCTGATTTTAATTTAGAAATATATCCCGGAGATTTGGTTGGTTTAATTGGTCCGAATGGTGCCGGAAAAACTACAATATTTAATGTCCTGACCGGTGTTTATTCCGCTACATCAGGAGAATATTATTTCAATGGAGCTCTCATTAAAAACTCCTCCACTGCAAAATTAGTCACGCAGGGTTTGGCAAGAACTTTTCAAAATATCCGTTTATTTAAATACTTAAGTGTCTTGGACAATGTCATGGTCGCTCATAATTTTTCTATGAAATATGGAATTTTTTCAGGAATGTTACGATTGCCTTCCTATTGGAAAGAAGAAAAAGAAATACGTAAAAAATCAATGGAACTTTTAAAAATTTTCAATTTAGATAAATTTTCAAACCAAGCTGCCGGAAATTTACCCTATGGGGAGCAAAGAAAACTAGAAATTGCAAGAGCCATGGCAACCAATCCAAAATTACTATTACTGGATGAGCCTGCTGCCGGAATGAACCCGACAGAAACAGAAGAACTTATGAAAACCATTCAGTTGATCCGAGATACTTTTGGCATTGCTATTCTTCTCATTGAGCATGATATGAAATTAGTTTTGGGAATTTGTGAAAAATTGGTAGTCTTGGATCATGGGTTTGTCATCGCAAGCGGAGAGCCTCAAGAAGTCATCAACAACCCTCAAGTAGTCACCGCCTATCTGGGACAATCCGAAACAGAAGAAGAATAG
- a CDS encoding ABC transporter ATP-binding protein has translation MSSILKIENLHVFYDNIHALKGISLEVHEGEIVSLIGANGAGKTTTLQTISGLIQAKQGTIHFRDKDIMKEKPDQICKMGIAQVPEGRRIFSRLPVKDNLKLGQYIIKDSGENKEKDRAQFYAIFPRMSERKNQLAGTLSGGEQQMLAMGRAIMSRPKLLILDEPSMGLSPLFVKEIFHVIKKLNEMGTTILLVEQNAKMALSISDRAYVMETGKITLEGSASELLEDPEVKKAYLGA, from the coding sequence ATGTCATCAATATTAAAAATTGAAAATCTACATGTATTTTATGATAATATTCATGCTTTAAAAGGAATTTCCTTAGAAGTCCATGAAGGAGAAATTGTTTCCTTGATTGGTGCAAACGGTGCCGGAAAAACAACTACCTTACAAACAATCTCCGGTTTAATCCAAGCAAAACAAGGCACTATCCATTTTCGAGACAAGGATATTATGAAAGAAAAACCGGATCAGATTTGTAAAATGGGAATTGCTCAAGTTCCTGAAGGAAGGCGTATCTTTTCGAGACTTCCTGTAAAGGATAATTTAAAATTAGGTCAATATATTATCAAAGACTCCGGAGAAAACAAAGAGAAAGACAGAGCTCAATTTTATGCTATTTTTCCCAGAATGTCCGAGAGAAAAAATCAGTTGGCCGGAACCTTATCCGGAGGAGAACAACAGATGTTAGCTATGGGAAGAGCCATTATGAGTCGTCCCAAATTACTGATTCTGGATGAACCCTCTATGGGTCTGTCTCCTTTATTTGTCAAAGAAATCTTCCATGTTATTAAAAAACTCAATGAAATGGGAACTACTATCTTATTAGTAGAACAAAATGCCAAAATGGCACTTTCCATTTCTGATAGAGCCTATGTCATGGAAACAGGAAAAATTACCTTAGAAGGAAGTGCAAGTGAATTGTTGGAAGATCCTGAAGTCAAAAAAGCATATCTAGGTGCCTAA
- a CDS encoding Na+/H+ antiporter NhaC family protein, translating to MERGNQERNYGFIAFLPLFVFLALYIGSGMIFTYLGAEGAFKKFPRHVALLAGIVVALVMNRGMKLDQKIQIFSENAGNSGVILIGLIYLLAGGFQGAAKAMGGVESVVNLGLTFIPSIVLVPGIFLISCFISTAIGTSMGTIAAMAPIALGVAEAAGLNVPLTASAVIGGAYFGDNLSMISDTTISAAQGVGSAMKDKFKMNFFIAFPAAMVACILYGVLGGVAPIEGEHTFYLLRIIPYIAVLIAALIGFNVCGVLFLGIIMTGIIGLAERKITFLEWVGAIGEGMSDMFSITIVAILISGLIGLIKYYGGVDWLVQSITGKMKERKDAEYGIGFLSGILSAALVNNTIAIIISAPIAREIGEKYRIAPKRLASLIDIFACAFLALTPYDGGMLIITGLVDVSPIAVLQYSFYIFALIIATCITIQFGLLRTSEEKLAIQKEKNKC from the coding sequence ATGGAAAGAGGAAATCAGGAAAGAAACTATGGATTCATTGCTTTTTTACCACTTTTTGTTTTTTTGGCATTATATATTGGAAGTGGGATGATTTTTACATATTTAGGAGCAGAGGGGGCTTTTAAAAAGTTTCCGAGACATGTCGCATTGTTAGCAGGAATTGTAGTTGCCCTTGTTATGAATCGAGGAATGAAGTTGGATCAAAAAATTCAGATTTTTTCAGAAAATGCCGGGAATTCAGGAGTCATTTTGATTGGATTGATTTATTTGTTGGCAGGAGGATTTCAAGGGGCTGCGAAAGCTATGGGTGGAGTGGAGTCTGTAGTAAATTTAGGACTAACGTTTATTCCAAGTATTGTTTTAGTTCCAGGAATTTTCTTAATTTCCTGTTTTATTTCGACGGCAATTGGGACTTCTATGGGAACAATTGCTGCGATGGCACCTATTGCTTTGGGAGTTGCAGAAGCTGCTGGATTAAATGTTCCTTTGACAGCATCAGCAGTGATTGGGGGAGCCTACTTTGGCGATAATCTTTCCATGATCTCAGATACAACCATCTCTGCGGCACAAGGAGTAGGTTCTGCTATGAAAGATAAATTCAAAATGAATTTTTTTATTGCTTTCCCGGCTGCCATGGTGGCTTGTATTTTGTATGGAGTTTTAGGTGGAGTGGCTCCTATAGAAGGGGAGCATACTTTTTATTTACTTCGAATCATTCCATATATTGCTGTTTTAATAGCAGCTTTAATCGGATTTAATGTTTGCGGGGTTCTATTTTTAGGAATTATTATGACAGGAATTATTGGATTAGCAGAAAGAAAGATTACTTTTCTGGAATGGGTTGGAGCGATTGGAGAAGGAATGTCCGATATGTTCAGTATTACAATCGTAGCCATCCTTATTTCAGGTTTGATTGGTTTGATAAAATATTATGGTGGTGTCGATTGGTTGGTGCAAAGTATTACTGGAAAAATGAAGGAGAGAAAGGATGCAGAATATGGAATTGGATTTCTATCCGGAATTTTATCGGCAGCATTGGTCAATAATACTATAGCAATTATTATTTCGGCACCTATTGCAAGGGAAATTGGAGAAAAGTATCGAATTGCTCCTAAGCGATTGGCAAGTTTGATTGATATTTTTGCCTGTGCATTTCTGGCATTGACACCCTATGACGGAGGAATGTTAATTATTACAGGACTTGTGGATGTTTCTCCGATTGCTGTTTTACAATATTCTTTCTATATTTTTGCTCTAATTATTGCGACCTGTATTACGATTCAATTTGGACTACTAAGGACTTCAGAAGAAAAATTGGCGATTCAGAAAGAAAAAAATAAATGTTAG
- a CDS encoding MalY/PatB family protein, with amino-acid sequence MKYSFDEKMERIGNHAAKWEELDRNFGTPDLWPMWIADMDFKTAPEILEALKKKVEYGIFGYVYRPDSYYQAAAEWSKKRFSYSVDAETLINSPGVVPSLSLLVRLFMKEKENILIQTPVYYPFAATIQANNRRVIQNRLKKDEQGYYSIDFEDFEKQIIDNKIRWFLLCSPHNPVGRVWKREELQKMADICVKYRVRVIADEIWRDLVMPGNEHTPFASLGRDIEDITITCFSASKSFNLAGMQASFVCFPRREEREIFDKELGILDIKRNSPFSLVAFETAYRECDEWLDELREYINKNMDYAIQYMQEKIPEIKVRKPEGTYLLWLDCSELALNKEQLAEFLKEKAKLALDHGYWFGDHVDVFERMNVACPRFMLEEGLHRLERAIREWRDLKNK; translated from the coding sequence ATGAAATATTCATTTGATGAAAAAATGGAAAGAATAGGAAACCATGCAGCAAAATGGGAAGAATTGGATAGAAATTTTGGGACTCCTGATCTCTGGCCTATGTGGATTGCAGATATGGATTTTAAAACAGCTCCTGAAATTCTAGAAGCACTAAAGAAAAAGGTAGAATATGGAATCTTTGGCTATGTTTATCGACCGGATTCTTATTATCAAGCGGCAGCTGAATGGTCTAAAAAAAGATTTTCTTATTCCGTTGATGCGGAAACTTTGATTAACAGTCCCGGAGTTGTTCCGAGTTTATCTTTGTTAGTACGCCTCTTCATGAAAGAAAAAGAGAATATTTTGATTCAAACTCCTGTTTATTACCCTTTTGCTGCGACTATTCAGGCAAATAATCGGAGGGTAATACAAAATAGATTGAAAAAAGATGAGCAGGGATACTATAGTATTGACTTTGAAGATTTTGAAAAACAAATCATAGATAATAAGATACGCTGGTTCCTTCTTTGCAGTCCACATAATCCGGTTGGAAGGGTGTGGAAGCGAGAGGAATTACAAAAAATGGCAGATATTTGTGTTAAGTATCGGGTAAGAGTGATTGCGGATGAAATTTGGAGAGATTTAGTTATGCCGGGAAATGAACATACTCCTTTTGCTTCTTTAGGACGGGACATAGAAGATATAACCATTACTTGTTTTTCTGCCAGTAAAAGTTTTAATTTAGCAGGTATGCAGGCTTCTTTCGTTTGTTTTCCAAGAAGGGAAGAGAGGGAAATTTTTGATAAGGAATTGGGAATTTTAGATATCAAGAGAAATAGTCCCTTCAGTCTTGTTGCCTTTGAAACAGCCTATCGAGAATGTGATGAATGGTTAGACGAGCTCCGAGAATATATTAATAAGAATATGGATTATGCAATTCAGTATATGCAAGAAAAAATTCCTGAAATTAAGGTAAGGAAACCGGAGGGCACTTATTTGTTATGGTTAGATTGTTCTGAACTTGCTCTAAATAAGGAGCAATTAGCGGAATTTTTAAAAGAAAAGGCAAAATTAGCTTTAGATCATGGATATTGGTTTGGAGATCATGTGGATGTTTTTGAAAGAATGAATGTAGCCTGTCCCAGATTTATGCTGGAAGAAGGATTGCATAGATTGGAAAGAGCGATTAGAGAATGGAGAGATTTAAAAAATAAATAG
- a CDS encoding acyl-CoA dehydrogenase family protein: MYNLQLSEEQERICQMVKEFAVNEVAPGAKERDLNEDFLATRDILKKMGKLGLMGIPYAKEYGGAGLGYVEYALAGFELNKVDASVGISYSVHISLGSGPIYNFGNEEQKQKYMPKLCSGEYIAAFGLTEPCAGSDAGASQCTAVLQGDKYILNGTKCFTTNGEFADVIVVFAMTDPSQGTKGISAFIVEPKNFPGIKFVKREKKMGIRASVQNVIEMENLEVPKENLLGKEGQGFKIAMATLDCGRIGVAAHATGIAKGAYEYALNYSKERVQFGKPIAKQQVIAFKLADMYAKIEAAEAVTLKAAWSKDQHLPYGVPAAVAKLTGTNTAMEVTTEAVQILGGTGFTMDHPVERMMRDSKITQIYEGTNEIQKLVISGAILR; this comes from the coding sequence ATGTACAATTTACAATTATCAGAAGAACAAGAAAGAATCTGCCAAATGGTGAAAGAATTTGCAGTAAACGAAGTAGCTCCGGGAGCAAAAGAAAGAGATTTGAATGAAGATTTCTTAGCAACAAGAGATATTTTGAAAAAAATGGGAAAACTAGGATTGATGGGAATTCCTTATGCAAAAGAATATGGTGGAGCAGGATTAGGATATGTAGAATATGCATTAGCAGGATTTGAATTGAACAAAGTAGATGCTTCTGTAGGAATCTCTTATTCTGTACATATTTCTTTAGGATCAGGACCAATCTATAATTTCGGAAATGAAGAACAAAAACAAAAATATATGCCAAAATTATGTTCAGGAGAATATATTGCAGCATTCGGATTGACAGAACCATGCGCAGGATCTGATGCAGGAGCAAGTCAATGTACAGCAGTATTACAAGGAGATAAGTACATTTTGAATGGAACAAAATGTTTCACAACGAATGGAGAATTTGCTGACGTTATCGTAGTATTCGCAATGACAGATCCTTCTCAAGGAACCAAAGGAATTTCTGCATTCATCGTAGAACCTAAAAACTTCCCGGGAATCAAATTTGTAAAAAGAGAAAAGAAAATGGGAATTCGAGCTTCTGTACAAAATGTAATTGAAATGGAAAACTTGGAAGTTCCAAAAGAAAACTTATTAGGAAAAGAAGGACAAGGATTTAAAATTGCTATGGCAACGCTAGATTGTGGAAGAATTGGAGTTGCAGCTCATGCGACCGGAATTGCAAAAGGAGCTTATGAATATGCTCTAAACTACTCCAAAGAAAGAGTACAATTCGGAAAACCAATTGCAAAACAACAAGTAATTGCATTCAAATTAGCAGATATGTATGCTAAGATTGAAGCAGCAGAAGCAGTGACTTTAAAAGCAGCTTGGTCAAAAGATCAACACTTACCATATGGAGTTCCAGCAGCCGTTGCAAAATTAACAGGAACCAATACAGCTATGGAAGTAACAACAGAAGCGGTTCAAATCTTAGGGGGAACAGGATTTACTATGGATCACCCGGTAGAAAGAATGATGAGAGATTCCAAGATTACTCAAATCTACGAAGGAACCAATGAAATTCAAAAATTGGTTATTTCCGGGGCAATCTTAAGATAA
- a CDS encoding 2-hydroxyacyl-CoA dehydratase family protein, translating to MKGRLEELIHIFEDVANNPKKMVAEYKKEVGKEVIGVMPVYAPEEIIHAAGCLPIGLWGGKKEVSKARAYLPPFACSIMQTVMELQIGGTYDILDAVLFSVPCDTLKCLSQKWKGKSPVIVFTHPQNRVIEGANAYLVKEYQAVKEKLEGILGRTIPMEAIEESVKVYNENRRVMREFVEVAAQYPQIIDPIVRHNVMKSRWFLRKEKHTEYVKELIAELKKETIVPWDGKKVILTGIMTEPVELLQIFKDEKLAIVADDLAHESRQFRGDVPEEGGDVLYRMAKWWQNLEGCSLATDTNKGRGQMLMDMCKDTKADAVIVCMMKFCDPEEFDYPVYYREFTESGIKNITVEVDLEVSSFEQIRTRIQTFKDIL from the coding sequence ATGAAAGGCAGATTAGAAGAATTAATTCATATATTTGAAGATGTTGCAAACAACCCCAAAAAAATGGTGGCAGAATATAAAAAAGAAGTAGGGAAAGAAGTGATTGGAGTCATGCCAGTATATGCTCCAGAAGAAATTATTCATGCTGCTGGATGTTTACCTATTGGATTATGGGGAGGAAAAAAAGAAGTTTCTAAAGCAAGAGCATATTTACCTCCTTTTGCATGTTCTATTATGCAAACTGTTATGGAATTACAAATTGGAGGAACATATGACATTTTAGATGCAGTATTATTCTCTGTACCTTGTGATACTTTGAAATGTTTAAGTCAAAAATGGAAAGGAAAATCTCCTGTAATTGTATTTACTCATCCTCAAAACAGAGTAATTGAAGGAGCAAATGCTTACTTAGTAAAGGAATATCAAGCAGTAAAAGAAAAATTAGAAGGAATCTTAGGAAGAACCATTCCTATGGAAGCGATTGAAGAAAGCGTAAAAGTATATAATGAAAATAGAAGAGTTATGAGAGAATTTGTAGAAGTGGCGGCACAATATCCACAAATTATCGATCCAATTGTTAGACATAATGTGATGAAATCCAGATGGTTCTTAAGAAAAGAAAAACATACTGAATATGTAAAAGAATTAATCGCTGAATTAAAGAAAGAAACTATTGTTCCTTGGGATGGAAAGAAAGTAATCTTAACAGGAATTATGACAGAACCAGTAGAATTGTTGCAAATCTTCAAAGATGAAAAACTTGCTATTGTAGCCGATGATTTAGCTCATGAAAGCCGACAATTTAGAGGAGACGTTCCTGAAGAAGGAGGAGATGTTCTATACAGAATGGCAAAATGGTGGCAAAACTTAGAAGGATGTTCTTTAGCAACGGATACTAATAAGGGTAGAGGACAAATGCTAATGGATATGTGTAAGGATACGAAAGCAGATGCCGTTATCGTATGTATGATGAAGTTCTGTGATCCTGAAGAATTTGACTATCCGGTATACTATAGAGAATTTACTGAATCCGGAATTAAAAACATTACAGTGGAAGTGGACTTAGAAGTTTCTTCTTTTGAACAAATTAGAACAAGAATACAAACATTTAAAGATATTTTATAA